The Synchiropus splendidus isolate RoL2022-P1 chromosome 1, RoL_Sspl_1.0, whole genome shotgun sequence genome includes a window with the following:
- the gpr17 gene encoding uracil nucleotide/cysteinyl leukotriene receptor, with product MESSITELPSLLSENSSHSCPPVETSIENTLFGCFYILVFILALNGNGLALWIFSNQRGSSSPANVFLVHLAVADLCYVIILPLRATYHLTGGHWPFGEVPCRVAGFMFYVNMYASLYFLACVAADRYLAVVHAVRSLKIRHARYAHIISFCLWALVTVSMAPLLVTHQTAEVNGVTVCLQLYREKASRKALISLAVAFTPPFLVTLSCYLLIIHSLHRGSRLEPRLKLRALRTIGLVMLIYVVCFLPYHLSRATFILGYSHPDVSCQTRRSLNLANRLTSFLTCLNGAMDPLIYLFGAEKFRSTLNRLLCKDKAGISGVTSGDLKVTHESSVSAKSEL from the coding sequence ATGGAGTCATCTATCACCGAGCTACCGTCCTTGCTGTCTGAAAACTCGTCGCACTCCTGCCCTCCGGTGGAAACGTCCATTGAAAACACTCTCTTTGGCTGCTTCTACATCCtggtcttcatcctggcacTGAACGGGAACGGCCTGGCACTCTGGATCTTCTCCAACCAACGTGGTTCCTCTTCACCTGCCAACGTCTTTTTAGTCCATCTCGCCGTGGCCGATTTATGCTACGTCATCATCCTGCCCCTGAGGGCCACCTACCACCTGACCGGGGGACACTGGCCCTTTGGCGAGGTGCCTTGCCGAGTGGCCGGTTTTATGTTTTACGTCAACATGTATGCGAGTCTGTACTTCCTGGCCTGTGTAGCAGCTGACCGCTACTTGGCAGTGGTTCATGCCGTGAGGTCACTGAAAATCCGACACGCCCGCTACGCTCACATTATCAGCTTCTGTCTCTGGGCGCTTGTCACGGTTTCCATGGCGCCTCTGTTGGTCACTCACCAAACCGCAGAGGTGAATGGTGTGACGGTGTGTTTGCAGTTATACCGGGAGAAAGCGTCGCGTAAAGCTCTCATCTCTCTGGCGGTGGCCTTCACGCCGCCTTTCCTCGTCACGCTCTCCTGCTACCTGCTCATCATTCACAGCCTGCACCGGGGTTCCCGGTTAGAGCCCAGGCTCAAGCTCAGGGCCCTGCGCACCATCGGCCTGGTCATGCTCATCTACGTGGTTTGTTTCCTTCCATATCACTTGAGCAGAGCCACCTTCATCCTTGGATACAGTCACCCCGACGTTTCCTGTCAGACCAGGCGCAGCCTGAACCTGGCAAACCGCCTCACCTCTTTTCTGACCTGCCTAAACGGGGCCATGGACCCGCTCATCTACCTGTTCGGGGCTGAGAAATTCCGCAGCACTCTAAATCGGCTTCTGTGCAAAGACAAGGCAGGGATCTCCGGCGTCACCAGCGGGGACTTGAAGGTGACACACGAGAGCTCAGTGAGTGCCAAGTCGGAACTCTAA
- the inpp5d gene encoding phosphatidylinositol 3,4,5-trisphosphate 5-phosphatase 1 isoform X1, with protein sequence MDRERILSQPPWRHGNITRSKGEELLSKAARDGSFLIRDSESIQGAFALCVLHQSSVYTYRILPNEDSQLSVQASEGVPIRFYSMLSDLVEAYYSPNMGLVTHLQYPVPREEEVEEESESNPPQLPPRTFSGYDVKQSEQAIKTLPNCFLTRLQQIDLPALPEEQLMAIQDYFRDSMSLDAEQVQNGNPSMPGLKKLIFTMFKNLNSEIARLLPALEVLHRTLDTHQSPGLGSSHRQFFADPGQSVTFTLDQLTKLLYSIEDKAKNFVFDTIGYEGGHRKSLIPTVTFEVKQESLGIATKMFLKVDVESGKLYFKKSKDGPEDKYYVHNKILQLVKSQTMHAKLVVVVETEKEKILRKEFVFDDTKKREGFCQLLQLMKNKHSGKPEPDMITVFIGTWNMGNAGPPHNISSWFQCKGQGKTWDDTATHIPHDLYVIGTQEDPLSEREWADTVKSVLRNITNISFKQIAIQTLWNIRIIVLAKPEHENRISHIVSDSVKTGIANTLGNKGAVGVSFMFNGTSFGFVNSHLTSGSEKRLRRNQNYLSILRFLNLGDKRLIPFDIAHRFTHLFWFGDLNYRIDLPSTDAELIVSKIKQQQYQDLLVKDQLSIERQEGRVFVHFSEEEITFAPTYRFERYSREKYAYTKAKATGTKYNLPSWCDRVLRKSYPDVYVLCQAYGCTNDIMTSDHSPVFASFELGVASQFVSKKDPNSQPQGGIQIMNCMANLLTKSKTRFFIEFYSSCLEKRVKTSEGENREHSDGTIKVVFGTTVKLTPIISDAEYLLDQHILICVKSTDCDESYGEGCIALRSAELCYKEFDIPLTHHGEKTGFLTGGIQLTTSERKPSEKLYDFIKIERDESVTLKGKICEPNKGSPDQVLDISNPSYMGLPYKGAPNKSWSYTAAAKPDSAVGSMSSSPVFDKEKASEMFDNPLYASMARSYSQDFAQVAQPPPVESNMAARPADGEYDRRPVPNPRQRSFTCSENKPPSVNTVQSTLITKKPVVPSRSEGGMGPSRPPLPAKFKPAPPDHENPKMRDYRDTSEIPTKPRPQARSSQLQPQKDAHHDLPRIGRSTK encoded by the exons ATGGACAGAGAGAGAATACTGAGTCAGCCGCCCTGGCGTCACGGTAATATCACGCGTTCAAAAGGTGAAGAGCTTCTATCCAAAGCTGCAAGAGATGGAAGCTTCCTCATCCGGGACAGTGAGTCCATTCAGGGAGCTTTCGCCCTCTGTGTTCT ACACCAGAGCAGTGTCTACACATACAGAATCCTGCCAAATGAGGATTCACAGCTCTCGGTTCAg GCATCGGAGGGTGTTCCTATCAGGTTCTACTCCATGCTGTCTGACCTGGTGGAGGCCTACTACAGTCCCAACATGGGTCTGGTGACACATCTGCAGTATCCAGTCcccagggaggaggaggtggaagaggagtcAG AGTCAAACCCACCTCAGCTTCCACCCAGAACGTTCAGCGGATATGACGTGAAACAGAGCGAGCAGGCCATCAAGACTCTGCCAAACTGCTTCCTGACCAGACTGCAGCAAATAGACCTGCCAGC ACTCCCAGAGGAGCAGCTGATGGCCATTCAAGACTACTTCAGGGACTCCATGTCTTTAGATGCTGAGCAGGTACAGAATGGTAACCCCAGCATGCCGGGTTTAAAGAAGCTCATCTTCACCATGTTCAAAAATCTAAACAG tgaaatCGCCAGACTCCTACCAGCTTTAGAAGTCTTGCACCGAACGCTGGACACACACCAGTCCCCGGGGCTTGGATCATCTCACAGACAA TTCTTTGCTGACCCGGGTCAGTCTGTCACTTTCACGCTTGACCAGCTGACTAAACTCCTCTACTCAATCGAAGACAAG GCAAAAAATTTCGTCTTTGACACAATAGGTTATGAAGGAGGCCACAGAAAATCTCTCATCCCGACAGTTACATTCGAG GTCAAGCAGGAATCCCTGGGTATCGCTACCAAGATGTTCCTGAAGGTGGACGTTGAAAGTGGCAAGCTTTACTTCAAGAAGTCAAAAGACGGACCTGAAGACAAATACTATGTGCACAATAAAA TCCTACAGTTGGTGAAATCCCAGACGATGCATGCCAAGCTAGTCGTCGTCGTGGAaacagagaaggagaagatctTGCGCAAAGAGTTTGTGTTTGATGACACAAAG AAAAGAGAAGGATTCTGCCAGCTGCTGCAACTAATGAAAAACAAGCACTCTGGGAAGCCCGAGCCAGACATGATAACGGTTTTTATCGGCACCTGGAATATGG GAAACGCTGGTCCACCTCACAACATCAGCTCATGGTTTCAGTGTAAAGGTCAAGGCAAGACCTGGGACGACACAGCGACTCACATCcctcatgacctgtatgtcatCGGGACTCAGGAGGATCCTCTCAGTGAGCGGGAATGGGCTGACacggtgaaaagcgttttgagaAACATCACTAATATCAGTTTTAAACAG ATTGCCATTCAAACGTTGTGGAACATCCGGATAATAGTTTTGGCAAAGCCCGAGCATGAAAACCGAATTTCACATATCGTCTCAGACAGTGTGAAAACTGGGATTGCCAACACTCTTG GTAACAAGGGAGCTGTGGGAGTCTCCTTTATGTTCAATGGTACCTCATTTGGTTTTGTCAACAGTCACCTGACCTCTGGAAGTGAGAAGAGGCTACG GCGAAATCAAAACTATCTGAGCATCCTTCGTTTTCTCAATCTGGGAGACAAAAGGCTGATCCCGTTTGACATTGCTCACCGCTTCACTCACCTGTTCTGGTTTGGCGACTTGAATTACCGCATTGACTTGCCATCCACA GATGCTGAGTTAATTGTGTCAAAGATCAAACAGCAGCAGTACCAGGACCTCCTTGTGAAAGACCAGCTCTCCATTGAGAGGCAGGAAGGAAGGGTCTTTGTGCACTTCA gCGAGGAAGAGATCACGTTTGCGCCAACGTACCGCTTCGAAAGGTACTCAAGGGAGAAGTATGCCTACACAAAGGCCAAGGCCACTGGG ACCAAGTATAATTTGCCCTCCTGGTGTGATCGTGTCCTGCGGAAGTCGTACCCGGATGTTTATGTCCTTTGCCAAGCTTACG GATGTACAAATGACATCATGACAAGCGACCACTCGCCAGTGTTTGCCTCATTCGAATTGGGAGTGGCCTCTCAGTTTGTCTCCAAAAAAG ATCCAAACAGCCAACCTCAGGGCGGGATACAGATCATGAACTGTATGGCCAACCTGCTGACCAAGTCGAAGACACGGTTCTTCATTGAGTTCTACTCCAGCTGCCTGGAAA AGCGGGTTAAAACTTCAGAGGGAGAGAACAGGGAGCACTCAGATGGGACCATTAAGGTTGTCTTTGGCACCACAGTTAAG CTCACACCAATCATTTCTGATGCCGAATACCTGCTGGACCAACACATCCTCATCTGTGTGAAGTCAACAGACTGTGACGAGTCATATG GTGAGGGCTGCATCGCTCTCCGATCAGCTGAGCTGTGTTACAAAGAGTTTGACATTCCGTTGACTCACCACGGAGAGAAAACAGGATTTCTTACAGGGGGAATACAGCTCACCACCTCTGAGCGAAAGCCCTCAGAGAAGTTGTACG atTTTATCAAAATTGAAAGAGACGAGTCAGTCACACTGAAAGGCAAAATCTGTGAGCCAAACAA GGGCTCTCCTGACCAAGTGCTGGACATTTCTAACCCAAGCTACATGGGCTTGCCATACAAAGGCGCTCCGAACAAGAGCTGGTCTTACACTGCAGCCGCAAAGCCGGACTCTGCAGTCGGGTCAATGTCCTCCAGTCCAGT GTTCGACAAAGAAAAGGCGTCTGAAATGTTCGACAATCCTCTCTATGCGTCAATGGCCAGATCATACAGTCAAGACTTCGCTCAGGTGGCCCAGCCGCCACCTGTGGAGTCCAACATGGCTGCCAGGCCAGCAGATGGGGAATATGACCGCCGGCCTGTGCCAAATCCACGGCAACGCTCCTTCACCTGTTCCGAGAATAAACCCCCTTCTGTCAACACCGTCCAGAGTACCCTGATAACCAAAAAGCCGGTGGTACCTTCACGATCGGAAGGCGGGATGGGACCCAGCCGCCCTCCTCTGCCTGCTAAGTTTAAGCCTGCGCCTCCAGACCACGAGAACCCAAAGATGAGAGACTACAGGGACACTTCCGAAATACCCACCAAGCCTCGACCACAGGCCAGATCCAGCCAGCTTCAGCCACAGAAAGACG CACATCATGATCTCCCTCGGATTGGCCGTTCCACGAAGTGA
- the inpp5d gene encoding phosphatidylinositol 3,4,5-trisphosphate 5-phosphatase 1 isoform X2, with translation MDRERILSQPPWRHGNITRSKGEELLSKAARDGSFLIRDSESIQGAFALCVLHQSSVYTYRILPNEDSQLSVQASEGVPIRFYSMLSDLVEAYYSPNMGLVTHLQYPVPREEEVEEESESNPPQLPPRTFSGYDVKQSEQAIKTLPNCFLTRLQQIDLPALPEEQLMAIQDYFRDSMSLDAEQVQNGNPSMPGLKKLIFTMFKNLNSEIARLLPALEVLHRTLDTHQSPGLGSSHRQFFADPGQSVTFTLDQLTKLLYSIEDKAKNFVFDTIGYEGGHRKSLIPTVTFEVKQESLGIATKMFLKVDVESGKLYFKKSKDGPEDKYYVHNKILQLVKSQTMHAKLVVVVETEKEKILRKEFVFDDTKKREGFCQLLQLMKNKHSGKPEPDMITVFIGTWNMGNKGAVGVSFMFNGTSFGFVNSHLTSGSEKRLRRNQNYLSILRFLNLGDKRLIPFDIAHRFTHLFWFGDLNYRIDLPSTDAELIVSKIKQQQYQDLLVKDQLSIERQEGRVFVHFSEEEITFAPTYRFERYSREKYAYTKAKATGTKYNLPSWCDRVLRKSYPDVYVLCQAYGCTNDIMTSDHSPVFASFELGVASQFVSKKDPNSQPQGGIQIMNCMANLLTKSKTRFFIEFYSSCLEKRVKTSEGENREHSDGTIKVVFGTTVKLTPIISDAEYLLDQHILICVKSTDCDESYGEGCIALRSAELCYKEFDIPLTHHGEKTGFLTGGIQLTTSERKPSEKLYDFIKIERDESVTLKGKICEPNKGSPDQVLDISNPSYMGLPYKGAPNKSWSYTAAAKPDSAVGSMSSSPVFDKEKASEMFDNPLYASMARSYSQDFAQVAQPPPVESNMAARPADGEYDRRPVPNPRQRSFTCSENKPPSVNTVQSTLITKKPVVPSRSEGGMGPSRPPLPAKFKPAPPDHENPKMRDYRDTSEIPTKPRPQARSSQLQPQKDAHHDLPRIGRSTK, from the exons ATGGACAGAGAGAGAATACTGAGTCAGCCGCCCTGGCGTCACGGTAATATCACGCGTTCAAAAGGTGAAGAGCTTCTATCCAAAGCTGCAAGAGATGGAAGCTTCCTCATCCGGGACAGTGAGTCCATTCAGGGAGCTTTCGCCCTCTGTGTTCT ACACCAGAGCAGTGTCTACACATACAGAATCCTGCCAAATGAGGATTCACAGCTCTCGGTTCAg GCATCGGAGGGTGTTCCTATCAGGTTCTACTCCATGCTGTCTGACCTGGTGGAGGCCTACTACAGTCCCAACATGGGTCTGGTGACACATCTGCAGTATCCAGTCcccagggaggaggaggtggaagaggagtcAG AGTCAAACCCACCTCAGCTTCCACCCAGAACGTTCAGCGGATATGACGTGAAACAGAGCGAGCAGGCCATCAAGACTCTGCCAAACTGCTTCCTGACCAGACTGCAGCAAATAGACCTGCCAGC ACTCCCAGAGGAGCAGCTGATGGCCATTCAAGACTACTTCAGGGACTCCATGTCTTTAGATGCTGAGCAGGTACAGAATGGTAACCCCAGCATGCCGGGTTTAAAGAAGCTCATCTTCACCATGTTCAAAAATCTAAACAG tgaaatCGCCAGACTCCTACCAGCTTTAGAAGTCTTGCACCGAACGCTGGACACACACCAGTCCCCGGGGCTTGGATCATCTCACAGACAA TTCTTTGCTGACCCGGGTCAGTCTGTCACTTTCACGCTTGACCAGCTGACTAAACTCCTCTACTCAATCGAAGACAAG GCAAAAAATTTCGTCTTTGACACAATAGGTTATGAAGGAGGCCACAGAAAATCTCTCATCCCGACAGTTACATTCGAG GTCAAGCAGGAATCCCTGGGTATCGCTACCAAGATGTTCCTGAAGGTGGACGTTGAAAGTGGCAAGCTTTACTTCAAGAAGTCAAAAGACGGACCTGAAGACAAATACTATGTGCACAATAAAA TCCTACAGTTGGTGAAATCCCAGACGATGCATGCCAAGCTAGTCGTCGTCGTGGAaacagagaaggagaagatctTGCGCAAAGAGTTTGTGTTTGATGACACAAAG AAAAGAGAAGGATTCTGCCAGCTGCTGCAACTAATGAAAAACAAGCACTCTGGGAAGCCCGAGCCAGACATGATAACGGTTTTTATCGGCACCTGGAATATGG GTAACAAGGGAGCTGTGGGAGTCTCCTTTATGTTCAATGGTACCTCATTTGGTTTTGTCAACAGTCACCTGACCTCTGGAAGTGAGAAGAGGCTACG GCGAAATCAAAACTATCTGAGCATCCTTCGTTTTCTCAATCTGGGAGACAAAAGGCTGATCCCGTTTGACATTGCTCACCGCTTCACTCACCTGTTCTGGTTTGGCGACTTGAATTACCGCATTGACTTGCCATCCACA GATGCTGAGTTAATTGTGTCAAAGATCAAACAGCAGCAGTACCAGGACCTCCTTGTGAAAGACCAGCTCTCCATTGAGAGGCAGGAAGGAAGGGTCTTTGTGCACTTCA gCGAGGAAGAGATCACGTTTGCGCCAACGTACCGCTTCGAAAGGTACTCAAGGGAGAAGTATGCCTACACAAAGGCCAAGGCCACTGGG ACCAAGTATAATTTGCCCTCCTGGTGTGATCGTGTCCTGCGGAAGTCGTACCCGGATGTTTATGTCCTTTGCCAAGCTTACG GATGTACAAATGACATCATGACAAGCGACCACTCGCCAGTGTTTGCCTCATTCGAATTGGGAGTGGCCTCTCAGTTTGTCTCCAAAAAAG ATCCAAACAGCCAACCTCAGGGCGGGATACAGATCATGAACTGTATGGCCAACCTGCTGACCAAGTCGAAGACACGGTTCTTCATTGAGTTCTACTCCAGCTGCCTGGAAA AGCGGGTTAAAACTTCAGAGGGAGAGAACAGGGAGCACTCAGATGGGACCATTAAGGTTGTCTTTGGCACCACAGTTAAG CTCACACCAATCATTTCTGATGCCGAATACCTGCTGGACCAACACATCCTCATCTGTGTGAAGTCAACAGACTGTGACGAGTCATATG GTGAGGGCTGCATCGCTCTCCGATCAGCTGAGCTGTGTTACAAAGAGTTTGACATTCCGTTGACTCACCACGGAGAGAAAACAGGATTTCTTACAGGGGGAATACAGCTCACCACCTCTGAGCGAAAGCCCTCAGAGAAGTTGTACG atTTTATCAAAATTGAAAGAGACGAGTCAGTCACACTGAAAGGCAAAATCTGTGAGCCAAACAA GGGCTCTCCTGACCAAGTGCTGGACATTTCTAACCCAAGCTACATGGGCTTGCCATACAAAGGCGCTCCGAACAAGAGCTGGTCTTACACTGCAGCCGCAAAGCCGGACTCTGCAGTCGGGTCAATGTCCTCCAGTCCAGT GTTCGACAAAGAAAAGGCGTCTGAAATGTTCGACAATCCTCTCTATGCGTCAATGGCCAGATCATACAGTCAAGACTTCGCTCAGGTGGCCCAGCCGCCACCTGTGGAGTCCAACATGGCTGCCAGGCCAGCAGATGGGGAATATGACCGCCGGCCTGTGCCAAATCCACGGCAACGCTCCTTCACCTGTTCCGAGAATAAACCCCCTTCTGTCAACACCGTCCAGAGTACCCTGATAACCAAAAAGCCGGTGGTACCTTCACGATCGGAAGGCGGGATGGGACCCAGCCGCCCTCCTCTGCCTGCTAAGTTTAAGCCTGCGCCTCCAGACCACGAGAACCCAAAGATGAGAGACTACAGGGACACTTCCGAAATACCCACCAAGCCTCGACCACAGGCCAGATCCAGCCAGCTTCAGCCACAGAAAGACG CACATCATGATCTCCCTCGGATTGGCCGTTCCACGAAGTGA
- the smx5 gene encoding smx5, whose product MLFYSFFKSLVGKDVVVELKNDLSICGTLHSVDQYLNIKLTDISVTDPEKYPHMLSVKNCFIRGSVVRYVQLPADEVDTQLLQDAARKEAMQQKQ is encoded by the exons ATG CTTTTCTACTCGTTCTTCAAGTCACTAGTGGGAAAGGACGTGGTGGTGGAGCTCAAAAATGACTTGAG CATATGTGGAACACTTCACTCTGTTGACCAG TACCTGAACATCAAGCTCACAGATATCAGTGTCACAGATCCAGAAAAGTACCCACATATG TTGTCGGTGAAGAACTGTTTCATCAGGGGCTCGGTGGTCCGGTACGTCCAGCTGCCTGCTGATGAGGTGGACACTCAGTTACTGCAAGACGCTGCGCGCAAAGAAGCCATGCAACAGAAGCAGTGA